The proteins below come from a single Elstera cyanobacteriorum genomic window:
- the iolB gene encoding 5-deoxy-glucuronate isomerase, whose amino-acid sequence MAELRVKTRTPDASGKVLSVTPESAGWKHVGFEMFHLAPGQSLSDATGDREVCLVLVTGTASVTAGGERFAGIGGRKTPFDGKPYSVYVPAESDFTVTAESELELAVCSAPGTGAFPVRLIPPEKVGFEERGQGTNRRLVYNILPDTEPAESLLVVEVITPGGNWSSYPPHKHDRDAFPEETFLEETYYHRLNPPQGFAFQRVYTDARDIDETFAVENGDCVLVPRGYHPVGAPHGYDLYYLNVMAGPTRQWRFKNDPAHEWIVKPKAG is encoded by the coding sequence ATGGCTGAGCTTCGCGTTAAAACCCGCACGCCGGATGCATCCGGTAAGGTGCTTTCGGTCACGCCGGAAAGCGCTGGCTGGAAGCATGTCGGTTTCGAGATGTTCCACCTTGCGCCCGGCCAAAGCCTGAGCGACGCGACGGGCGACCGCGAGGTCTGCCTCGTGCTCGTGACCGGCACGGCGAGCGTCACGGCGGGCGGCGAGCGTTTCGCAGGCATCGGCGGGCGCAAGACGCCGTTCGACGGAAAGCCCTATTCGGTTTACGTCCCCGCCGAGTCGGATTTCACCGTGACGGCGGAGAGCGAGCTTGAGCTTGCCGTCTGTTCCGCCCCCGGCACGGGGGCCTTCCCTGTTCGGCTGATCCCGCCCGAAAAGGTAGGGTTCGAAGAACGCGGCCAAGGCACCAACCGACGCTTGGTCTATAACATCCTGCCCGATACCGAACCCGCCGAAAGCCTGCTGGTGGTAGAAGTGATCACGCCGGGCGGCAATTGGTCGTCCTACCCACCGCATAAGCACGACCGCGACGCCTTCCCCGAAGAAACCTTCCTCGAGGAAACCTATTACCACCGCCTCAACCCGCCCCAGGGCTTCGCCTTCCAGCGCGTTTACACCGACGCCCGCGATATCGACGAAACTTTTGCGGTGGAAAACGGCGACTGTGTGCTGGTGCCGCGCGGCTATCACCCGGTCGGGGCGCCGCATGGTTATGATCTTTACTACCTGAACGTCATGGCCGGACCAACGCGCCAGTGGCGCTTCAAGAATGACCCTGCCCACGAGTGGATCGTAAAACCGAAGGCGGGCTGA
- a CDS encoding DUF3329 domain-containing protein: protein MSKPLPPWLRPFWARLLVVLICLGWMAVETLWGQPFWATLALGAAAISAWELFLKPGRRREDQDG from the coding sequence GTGAGCAAGCCGCTGCCCCCGTGGCTGAGGCCTTTTTGGGCGCGACTGCTCGTCGTGCTGATCTGCCTCGGGTGGATGGCGGTTGAAACCCTTTGGGGTCAGCCCTTTTGGGCGACCCTCGCCCTGGGCGCGGCGGCGATCAGCGCCTGGGAGCTGTTTTTGAAACCGGGCCGCCGCCGGGAGGATCAAGATGGCTGA
- the iolE gene encoding myo-inosose-2 dehydratase has protein sequence MPVRLGTNPIAWSNDDLRSLGGATALETCLTEARQAGFTGIELGHKFPREAAPLKTVLAAHDLSLVSGWYSCELLVRDADAEIAAIQDHLKLLKALGCSVLIFAETSNAIHGDQSKPLSARPKLAAGDWAEFGRRATQVAEAVAAEGLKLVYHHHMGTVVESEADIDAFMDATGDAVGLLLDTGHATFAGADPVALARRYRTRIHHVHCKDLRRPVMESVKARDTSFLDAVVDGVFTVPGDGCVDFASVLKELPGYSGWLVVEAEQDPEKANPLTYAKLGHANLTRFAAGAGLL, from the coding sequence ATGCCCGTGCGTCTCGGTACCAACCCGATCGCTTGGTCGAACGATGATCTGCGCAGCCTCGGCGGTGCGACCGCGCTGGAAACCTGCCTCACCGAAGCGCGACAGGCGGGCTTCACCGGCATCGAATTGGGCCATAAGTTCCCGCGCGAAGCAGCACCGCTAAAGACCGTGCTTGCGGCCCACGATCTGTCCCTTGTCTCCGGCTGGTATTCCTGCGAACTGCTGGTGCGCGATGCCGATGCAGAAATCGCAGCGATCCAGGATCATCTCAAGCTGCTGAAAGCGCTGGGCTGTTCCGTGCTGATCTTCGCCGAAACCTCCAACGCCATTCACGGCGACCAAAGCAAGCCGCTGTCGGCCCGCCCGAAACTCGCGGCGGGCGACTGGGCAGAGTTTGGACGGCGGGCAACCCAGGTGGCGGAAGCCGTTGCCGCCGAGGGCCTGAAACTCGTGTACCATCACCACATGGGCACCGTGGTTGAAAGCGAAGCGGATATCGACGCCTTTATGGACGCAACGGGCGATGCCGTGGGCCTGCTGCTCGATACCGGCCACGCCACCTTTGCCGGGGCCGATCCGGTTGCCTTGGCGCGGCGCTACCGGACGCGCATCCATCACGTTCACTGCAAAGACCTGCGCCGCCCGGTGATGGAAAGCGTGAAAGCACGCGACACCAGCTTCCTCGATGCGGTCGTTGATGGCGTCTTCACCGTGCCGGGCGATGGGTGCGTCGATTTCGCCAGTGTGCTGAAAGAACTGCCGGGCTATAGCGGCTGGCTGGTGGTGGAAGCGGAACAGGACCCCGAAAAGGCCAACCCGCTCACCTACGCCAAACTCGGCCACGCCAATCTTACGCGCTTCGCCGCCGGGGCCGGGCTGCTGTGA
- the iolD gene encoding 3D-(3,5/4)-trihydroxycyclohexane-1,2-dione acylhydrolase (decyclizing) — MSHIRLTAAQALVRFLAAQWTEIDGARLPLFAGVWAIFGHGNVAGLGEALYGLQDRLPTFRAHNEQGMAHAAIAYAKAQNRRRMMACTTSIGPGALNMVTAAALAHVNRLPVLFLPGDVFASRRPDPVLQQVEDFGDATVSANDCFRPVSRFYDRLQRPEQLLAALPRALQVLTDPADCGPVTLAFCQDVQAEAFDYPESFFAERLWVPRRARADRGELRAATDLLKQAKTPLIIAGGGVHYSGATADLKAFAEAHRIPVAETQAGKSALPYDHPLNLGAIGVTGTSAANGAAERADVILAVGTRLQDFTTGSWALFKQPGRKIVGLNTQVFDAGKHFAQPLVADAREGLAELTTALAGYAAPEAWTRPLAEAKTAWAAEAEAVTRDPKANSLPTDAQVIGAVQRTGTPQDIVVCAAGGLPGELHKLWNAAEPGGYHLEYGFSCMGYEIAGGLGVKLARPDREVIVMVGDGSYLMMNSELATAVMLGLKLTLVVLDNRGFGCINRLQKGTGGVPFNNLLQDTRHETLPEIDFRAHAESLGAKAVKVASLAELEDALRAARQDHRTNVIVIDTDPQISTQAGGHWWDVAVPEVSPRAEVQAAHRTYAEKLGTQTLGA, encoded by the coding sequence ATGTCTCACATCCGTCTCACAGCGGCGCAAGCGCTGGTGCGCTTCCTTGCGGCCCAATGGACTGAGATCGACGGCGCGCGGTTGCCGCTGTTCGCCGGGGTTTGGGCGATCTTCGGCCACGGTAATGTCGCCGGGCTGGGGGAAGCGCTCTATGGCCTTCAAGACCGCTTGCCGACCTTCCGCGCCCATAACGAGCAGGGCATGGCTCATGCCGCCATCGCCTATGCCAAGGCGCAGAACCGGCGGCGGATGATGGCCTGCACCACCTCCATCGGCCCCGGGGCGCTCAATATGGTCACCGCCGCCGCGCTGGCCCACGTCAACCGCCTGCCGGTATTGTTCCTACCGGGTGATGTCTTTGCTAGTCGCCGCCCGGACCCGGTGTTGCAGCAGGTGGAGGATTTTGGCGACGCCACCGTGTCGGCCAACGATTGCTTCCGGCCGGTCAGCCGGTTCTATGATCGGTTACAGCGCCCGGAACAGCTTCTCGCCGCCCTGCCGCGCGCTCTGCAAGTGCTGACCGATCCAGCCGACTGCGGCCCCGTCACCCTCGCCTTCTGTCAAGATGTTCAGGCAGAAGCTTTTGATTATCCAGAAAGTTTCTTTGCAGAACGGCTTTGGGTACCGCGCCGCGCCCGCGCCGACCGGGGCGAGCTTCGCGCCGCCACCGACCTGTTGAAGCAGGCGAAAACCCCGCTGATCATCGCGGGTGGCGGGGTCCATTATTCCGGTGCCACCGCCGACCTCAAAGCCTTTGCCGAAGCCCACCGCATCCCGGTGGCGGAAACCCAAGCGGGCAAAAGCGCCCTGCCCTATGATCATCCGCTGAACCTGGGCGCCATCGGTGTCACCGGCACCAGTGCCGCCAATGGCGCGGCGGAACGGGCCGATGTCATTCTAGCCGTCGGCACCCGCTTACAGGATTTCACCACCGGATCCTGGGCCTTGTTCAAGCAGCCGGGGCGCAAGATCGTTGGCCTCAACACCCAGGTTTTCGATGCGGGCAAGCATTTCGCGCAACCTTTGGTCGCCGATGCCCGCGAAGGGCTGGCAGAGTTGACCACCGCGCTCGCCGGATATGCTGCGCCCGAGGCCTGGACGCGCCCGCTCGCCGAAGCTAAAACCGCTTGGGCGGCGGAAGCCGAGGCCGTCACCCGCGATCCCAAAGCCAATAGCCTACCGACCGACGCACAAGTGATCGGCGCGGTTCAGCGCACGGGCACGCCGCAGGATATTGTCGTCTGCGCGGCGGGCGGGCTGCCGGGCGAGTTGCATAAGCTGTGGAACGCCGCCGAACCCGGCGGTTACCATCTGGAATATGGCTTCTCCTGCATGGGCTATGAAATCGCCGGCGGTCTTGGCGTTAAACTGGCGCGGCCCGACCGCGAGGTGATCGTCATGGTCGGCGACGGTTCGTACCTGATGATGAATTCAGAACTGGCAACCGCCGTCATGCTGGGGCTGAAGCTAACTCTAGTGGTGCTGGACAATCGCGGCTTCGGCTGCATCAACCGGCTGCAAAAGGGCACCGGCGGCGTGCCGTTCAACAATCTGCTGCAAGATACACGGCACGAAACACTGCCGGAGATCGATTTCCGCGCCCATGCCGAAAGCCTGGGGGCGAAGGCGGTCAAGGTCGCCTCCCTCGCCGAATTAGAAGACGCTTTGCGCGCCGCCCGGCAGGACCATCGCACCAACGTCATCGTTATCGATACCGACCCGCAGATTTCCACCCAGGCTGGGGGCCATTGGTGGGATGTGGCGGTGCCGGAAGTCTCGCCGCGCGCCGAAGTTCAGGCCGCGCACCGTACCTATGCCGAAAAACTCGGCACTCAAACCCTGGGAGCCTAA
- a CDS encoding bifunctional 5-dehydro-2-deoxygluconokinase/5-dehydro-2-deoxyphosphogluconate aldolase — translation MTEPQILDVITLGRASVDLYGQQIGCRLEDTASFAKAVGGCPANIAIGTARLGLRSALITRVGAEAMGGFIREQLAREGVSTQGIVTDPKRLTALVLLGVRDDHQFPLIFYRDNCADMALCADDIDPAFIASAGALVVTGTHLSTDTVRGATLKAIAAAKAAGRKVIFDIDYRPNLWGLAGHDAGESRYIASQRVTTVLQPILPDCDLIVGTEEEFRIAGGTEEVLTALAAVRARSGATLVLKRGPMGCSVYPGAIPADLDQGVRGAGFPIEVYNVLGAGDAFMSGFLRGWLKGEALETCCTWANACGAFAVSRLLCSPEIPTWAELQFFLTHGSPQKALRKDAALNHIHWATTRRPQPEGLMALAIDHRAQFEELADRLGAPREKIEPFKRLAVAAAAQVAAGREGFGMLLDGTYGRTALFDAAAQNFWIGRPVEKPGSRPLTFEIGGDLGSHLIEWPVDQVVKCLCFYHPDDPDDLKTQQEERLLALRDACRRVGREMLVEIIAGKHGVLRDDTIPRVMDRLYDLDIKPDWWKLEPQVSPAAWAKIDTTIRTRDPLCRGVVLLGLEAPEEDLLAAFEVAVGSPLVRGFAVGRTIFAAAAEAWLSGQIDDAAAIADMAGRFARLTEAWEKLQARKKAA, via the coding sequence ATGACTGAACCACAGATTTTGGACGTTATCACCCTCGGCCGCGCCTCGGTGGACCTTTATGGTCAGCAGATCGGCTGCCGCCTGGAAGATACCGCCAGTTTTGCCAAAGCCGTTGGCGGCTGCCCCGCCAATATCGCCATCGGCACCGCCCGTCTCGGGCTACGCTCCGCCTTGATCACCCGCGTTGGGGCAGAAGCGATGGGCGGCTTTATCCGCGAACAATTGGCGCGCGAGGGCGTTTCGACCCAGGGGATCGTGACCGACCCAAAGCGATTGACCGCACTCGTCCTGCTGGGGGTGCGCGACGATCACCAGTTCCCGCTGATTTTCTACCGTGACAATTGCGCCGATATGGCGCTGTGCGCCGACGATATCGACCCGGCCTTCATCGCCTCGGCGGGCGCGCTGGTCGTGACCGGCACCCATCTTTCGACCGATACCGTGCGCGGCGCGACCTTGAAGGCGATTGCCGCCGCCAAAGCCGCCGGACGCAAAGTAATCTTCGATATTGATTACCGCCCGAACCTTTGGGGTCTTGCCGGGCATGACGCGGGCGAATCGCGCTATATCGCCAGCCAGCGGGTGACGACGGTGCTGCAACCGATCCTGCCCGACTGCGATTTGATCGTCGGGACGGAAGAAGAGTTCCGCATCGCGGGCGGAACGGAGGAGGTTCTGACCGCCCTCGCCGCCGTCAGGGCGCGCTCTGGCGCCACCCTGGTGCTGAAGCGCGGGCCGATGGGCTGTTCGGTCTATCCGGGGGCGATTCCCGCCGATCTGGACCAAGGCGTGCGCGGCGCGGGCTTTCCCATCGAGGTCTATAACGTCCTCGGCGCCGGGGATGCCTTTATGTCGGGCTTCCTGCGCGGCTGGCTCAAGGGCGAGGCGCTGGAGACCTGCTGCACCTGGGCCAATGCCTGCGGGGCCTTCGCCGTCTCCCGCCTGCTCTGCTCCCCAGAAATTCCAACCTGGGCGGAGTTGCAGTTCTTCTTAACTCACGGCAGCCCGCAAAAGGCGCTGCGCAAGGATGCCGCGCTGAACCATATCCATTGGGCCACCACCCGCCGCCCGCAGCCCGAGGGGCTGATGGCGCTCGCCATTGACCATCGCGCGCAGTTCGAAGAATTGGCCGACCGGCTGGGCGCCCCGCGCGAAAAGATCGAACCCTTCAAACGCCTCGCCGTTGCCGCCGCCGCGCAAGTCGCTGCCGGGCGCGAGGGGTTCGGGATGCTGCTCGACGGCACCTATGGCCGCACCGCCCTGTTCGATGCCGCCGCTCAGAATTTCTGGATCGGGCGCCCGGTGGAAAAACCCGGCTCCCGCCCGCTCACCTTCGAGATCGGCGGCGATCTTGGCTCGCACCTTATCGAATGGCCGGTCGATCAGGTGGTGAAATGCCTGTGCTTCTATCACCCGGACGATCCCGACGATCTAAAAACTCAGCAGGAAGAACGGCTGCTCGCGCTGCGCGACGCCTGCCGCCGGGTGGGGCGTGAAATGCTGGTGGAAATCATCGCGGGCAAGCATGGCGTGCTGCGCGACGATACCATCCCCCGCGTCATGGACCGGCTTTACGATCTCGATATTAAGCCCGACTGGTGGAAGCTGGAGCCGCAAGTCTCCCCCGCCGCCTGGGCGAAAATCGATACCACGATCCGCACCCGCGATCCCCTGTGCCGGGGCGTCGTGCTGCTCGGCCTTGAAGCGCCGGAAGAAGATTTGCTGGCCGCTTTCGAGGTTGCCGTGGGCAGCCCGCTGGTGCGAGGGTTTGCCGTTGGTCGCACGATCTTCGCGGCGGCGGCGGAGGCTTGGCTGTCGGGACAGATCGACGATGCCGCCGCGATTGCCGATATGGCGGGGCGCTTTGCGCGGCTCACCGAGGCTTGGGAAAAACTGCAAGCCCGCAAGAAAGCGGCGTAA
- the iolG gene encoding inositol 2-dehydrogenase: MTTLSFAVLGAGRIGQIHARNVAANGRVRLTGVYDVDAGAAQKLAAACGAQVIGLDAAFDADAVVICTPTDTHADFIERAAKAGKAVFCEKPVDLSEARVRACLEVVKAAGTKLMVGFNRRFDPSFNALKTRILSGEIGSVELLTILSRDPAPPPVSYIARSGGLFRDMMIHDLDMARFLLGEEPVEVFAAASALVDPAIGAAGDVDTAAVTLKTASGKLCQISNSRRATYGYDQRIEVHGSKGLLRAGNMTQTTVESATASGFTTDPALPFFLERYAAAYRAELDAFIDALVDGKPITPDGSDGLKSLILADAATESAQTSKPVRVSL; encoded by the coding sequence GTGACCACACTCTCCTTCGCCGTTCTCGGGGCCGGGCGTATTGGCCAGATTCACGCCCGCAATGTTGCCGCCAATGGCCGCGTGCGCCTGACCGGGGTTTACGATGTCGATGCCGGGGCGGCGCAAAAGCTCGCCGCCGCCTGCGGGGCGCAGGTGATTGGCCTTGATGCGGCGTTCGACGCCGATGCCGTGGTGATCTGCACGCCGACCGACACGCACGCCGATTTCATCGAACGCGCCGCCAAAGCAGGGAAGGCGGTTTTCTGCGAAAAGCCGGTCGATCTGTCGGAAGCGCGGGTGCGCGCCTGCCTCGAGGTGGTCAAGGCCGCCGGGACCAAGCTGATGGTGGGCTTTAACCGCCGCTTCGATCCCAGCTTCAACGCGCTGAAAACCCGCATTCTGTCGGGCGAAATCGGGTCGGTCGAACTGCTGACCATCCTCAGCCGCGATCCCGCGCCGCCGCCGGTTTCTTACATCGCCCGCTCCGGCGGTCTCTTCCGCGATATGATGATCCACGATCTCGATATGGCGCGCTTCCTGTTGGGCGAGGAGCCGGTGGAGGTGTTCGCCGCCGCCTCGGCCCTCGTCGATCCGGCGATTGGCGCGGCCGGGGACGTTGATACCGCCGCCGTGACGCTGAAAACCGCGAGCGGCAAGCTCTGCCAAATCTCCAACTCCCGCCGCGCCACTTATGGCTATGACCAGCGCATTGAAGTTCACGGCAGCAAGGGCCTATTGCGCGCCGGGAATATGACGCAGACCACGGTCGAGTCGGCAACGGCCAGCGGCTTCACGACCGATCCGGCGCTGCCCTTCTTCCTCGAACGCTACGCCGCCGCTTATCGCGCCGAACTCGATGCCTTCATCGATGCGCTGGTGGACGGCAAACCAATCACGCCGGACGGGTCGGACGGGCTGAAATCCTTGATTCTGGCCGATGCGGCGACTGAGTCGGCGCAGACGAGCAAGCCGGTGCGCGTGTCGTTATAG